From Xenopus tropicalis strain Nigerian chromosome 3, UCB_Xtro_10.0, whole genome shotgun sequence, the proteins below share one genomic window:
- the LOC105946024 gene encoding uncharacterized protein LOC105946024 — protein sequence MATGQHLLRGCESIRSKPGLQKLFLALDSFRPEKNNFEAMISYYEDYYRYHSLEEENLKDFLLWYTIENIADDENIPNYFVMIDNLRKLEVLEGMYFIACPLASPTTQEGQNLRSQYEALVILHTAVRSKLEELMRRIAEKREELQQLPGTSAQESPAAEIRTAEESAQETPGAEEEAAEETPAAEGERLTLRRRVRKALKRPFQRIWRATRRLLRGGCCHPPPPAP from the exons ATGGCAACTGGACAACATCTTTTGAGAG GTTGCGAGAGTATCAGGAGCAAGCCAGGGCTGCAG AAGCTGTTCCTCGCCCTGGATTCTTTTAGGCCGGAGAAGAACAATTTCGAGGCCATGATTTCTTATTATG AAGATTACTACAGATACCATTCTCTGGAAGAGGAAAACCT GAAAGATTTTCTGCTTTGGTACACCATCGAGAACATCGCCGATGACGAGAACATCCCCAATTATTTTGTCATGATTGATAATCTG AGGAAACTGGAAGTACTCGAGGGGATGTATTTTATTGCGTGCCCTCTTGCGTCACCA ACGACGCAAGAAGGACAAAACCTGCGCAGCCAGTATGAGGCACTGGTAATTCTTCATACA GCAGTAAGATCCAAGCTGGAAGAATTAATGCGCAGAATTGCAGAGAAGAGAGAGGAGTTGCAGCAACTTCCTGG aACCAGCGCACAGGAGTCTCCTGCTGCAGAGATCAGAACAGCAGAGGAGAGTGCACAGGAGACACCGGGTGCAGAGGAGGAAGCAGCGGAGGAGACTCCTGCTGCAGAGGGAGAACGCCTGACCCTTAGAAGAAGGGTCAGGAAAGCCCTCAAAAGGCCGTTCCAGAGAATTtgg cGTGCCACTAGAAGACTTCTCAGGGGGGGATGCTGTCACCCACCTCCCCCTGCTCCATAG